In Phycisphaerae bacterium, the DNA window GCGAGGATCGTCGTCCCCGTGAGGTTGACCACGGTCTTCGAAGTGCTGCCGTTGACGGCGATGAACACGCCGCCTGCCGTAAACGTGTAGTCGGTTGCGCCGGTATTGGTGATTTCAATCCACTTCGGCGTGCCGTTGGTTCGGTCGCCGTCCACCACCTCGCTGATAATGAGGCAGTCACCGCCCGGGCACCCGGCGGAACAATCGGTGTCATCTCCAAGATAGATGCCGCCGGCGAGGATGCACTCCGCCTGCGTACCGATCGTGCAGACACCATTATTGCAGCACGCGCCGTTACCGGGAATGCAGTTTGGTGCGTTGGTTTCAACGTCTTCAAACTTGCGGAGCAGGAGCTGGTAGCCGCCGGTCCGCGGGTCGGTGCTGTCAAACTGACTGTGGATGCCAAGGACGTTAACGGGGCCGACCGGAATGAACTGGCCCTGAAGCGTTGTGCTGTTCGTTCCGACGCGGCAGACAATTTCCTGGCCGCCGACGGTCACTGTGTAGTTGGTGCCGAAGCTTCCACCGTCGAAGAAATTGGAGCCGTTGCCGTCGTTAAAGACGACGCAATCGACTCTCACGATTTCGCTTTCGTAGTTTTCTGCGGTAGCGGAGCCTTCCTGGAATTCGGCCGCGGTGATTGTCACCGGAGCCGGAACGCCGACGATCGCGCCGGTCGAAACCAGTTGCAGCGGGGTCGATCCGTTGACCAGTTCGAGCAGGCCGTTGAATGTGGACAACGTGCCAGTCAATTCGATCTGCTGGCCCTCGCTGACCTGGCTCAAAATGGTGGTGATCGGCTCGCCGACCCCGGTCAGACCGAAGACGGTAATCGCGGTTTGGCCGTCAGCGCCGCTGGTGTCCTGAATCTGGAAGCTGCCCTGCGTACCGCTCGCGACGGTGTCGATGTTGCTGCTGAGGACGCCGCAGACACGGACGCCAGTGCCGTCCGGCAGAGCGCGGGCTTCCGCAATGGTGATGCAGGCCGCACCGCACGGATTCGACGCGCACGTCGTGCCATCGCCGAGATAGAGCGCGTTCGGGATCGTGCTGCAATCCGTAGCGGTGACCACCGTGCAGTTTGTGCCATCGCAGCAGGCGCCGACGCATACGTTGACATCGCAGTTCGTGCCCGTCCCCTTGTATTCGCCACCCGCAGTGTTGCACGCAGCGCGTGAGAGGACGCTACATTGAGTGCCGTTGATGCAGCAGGCGCCGGCGATCACGTTCGGAAGACCGGGTGTGTCGTCACCGCCGACCGGGTTGAAGGGACCGATCTGCCACGGAGTCCCTGCGCCGTCGGTGTTGGTCATTGGATTGTTGCGATACACATGTCCCGGAGCGAAAGCGCCATCGGGGCCGACGATGGCACCCGGTGCGGGTGAGAAGTCATAGACCCATTCATCGTTGGCGGCCGGCGGGGGGTTGCCGTTTTCACGCACGGAAACCCAGTCGTTGATGCCGGACCACGGGAGAATCGCGTTGGGAATGCCGTCGCGATTGTCGTCGATATTATCACCGACTGCGCCGTTAAAACCGGTCACAAGCAGGAAAGAGAGGTTGTCACTGTTCTCAAAGGCATCGATGCCAGTCTGCATAATGAAATCGGGGACCGCGCCGTTGAGAGTAAATGCACCAGTGGCCGCAAGGAATCGACCGTCGGCCGGGATGATCTGGCCATTGAGGTTGTAGGCTCGCTCAATGTAGCCACTTTGATCGCCGGGCACCGAACCAGCACTCGACGACTCATCGCCGATGACAATCAGCGTAAGCCCGTTGAGCAGGGTTCCCGGAGGGCCGGCCAGTTCGAAGTACTCGTCGGTGTCGGTACCGGTCATGTCAATTCGAATTTCATTGATCACAACAGCCGATGTATCGATGTTGCAATTGACATTCGCACAAGTCGTGCCGAGCCCGAAGAAGATACCGCCGGCTGTCTGGCACTCGCTGGCCAGATAGCCGTCTTCGCAGCCCGTCGGGGTGCAGCATGCGCCGTTGGCGCCTGCCGGGCACTGATTGTCGATGCAGTTCGTGCCGTCACCCAGGTAAAGGCCGCCGAGCGCCAGGCACTGCGGCTGCGTGAGAACGGTGCACTCTTCCAGCCCACCGCAGTTGCCGCCGGAGAAGACAGCAGCCACGAAGGCTTGAATATCGGCGCCGTTGTCGGCGTTGTCGCTGTTCATGTCGGCGCAGGGGTCATACACATTATTCAGTAGTGCGCTGACGAAGAGCGGAACGTCGCTGAGGTCAACGGTGTTGTCGGCGTTCATATCGCCGGGGCAGCAGCCTGCGCCGCGACCAGGACCTGACTCAGGGCAGCATGCTCCGGTCGGGAGCGGGCCAGAGCAGTCGTGTATGCCGAGCGAGTGGTTTCCGTTGTCGGTCTCCGGATTCAGACCCTCGAAGATCCACTGGTCGTAATTCACGCCATTCAGGCAGTCGAGCGGCGGATTGGTGCCGCGAGGGCAACCCGGTGCGCCGCAGGCCTTCTCGCCGTCAAAATTGCAGGAGTCGAAATCGTTGTTGCCGACGGTGACAAAGCACTTGCGCTCCCATGCCGAGTCCTGATACGGCATTGTGCCGCGCGGGCCGGCGTTGCTGTCTGTCGGGACGGCGAAGATGTCAACCACAGTCGTCGCGTCGATGAAGAGAATCGCGACGGCATCGTTGCCGTTGAAATTCATCACGCCCGGACGGGCATACACGTTGGATGCGGTTTCGTCGAAGTTGAGGATATCGTCTGTCACGTTGTTGATGAAGACGACGACGCCATTGGCAGGGATCGTGATGCCGTTGAGGCTGGAGGTGGATGTGGGAGTGGCCGAACCATTGGCGTAGTTCGCGAGAAGATGGCCGTCGAGGCTGATCGTGGCGGCGCTTGTGTTGTAAAGTTCGATCGCCTTTCGATTGCCTGGGGCCGACTCGTAATATTCGGAAATAATGACGGGCTGAATCGAGACCGCTGTGCAATTGGTGCAACTCGATGCGCCCTCGGTCCATCGACCGTTGGTGGCGTTGCAGGCGGACTGGAGTACGTCGAGGGTGCAACTGCCGTCGAGCTCGCAGCAGGCGCCGGTCGCGCCGCAGACCGCGTTACAGAAGCTGGCTTCGTACCAGATCGCGTTTGGATCCAGAGCCGAGCACTGTTGAACCGTCAGGTTGTTCGTGCAGGAGAAATCCTGCGAGCAGCAAGCTCCGGTGGGGCCGCAAGGCGTTGGCGTGCAGCTTGTGCTCGGGCCTTTGAAACTTCCGCCCAGCGTGCTGCATTGGGCGGCGATGACCAACTGGCAATCATTCGCGACACAGCAGGCGCCGGCAGTGCAGACATCTTGGGCACATACGGAACCGTCGCCGAGGAAGATGCCGCCGCCGTTCTGACAGGCGATCTGCGTCAGCCCCGGTGTGCAGGTCCCGCCATTGCAGCACGCGCCGGTCACGGGCGGCGGTCCGCCGCAATTGATCACATCGGCGAAGGTGTCACCGGTGCAGACATCGTCAATGACCTGGCTGCACGAATTTGTGCCTTGCCGAAGCGCGAAGCCGGTGATGGCGGTGCTGGCTGTGCCCGTGGCCGAGACCAGGGTGCTTGCTTCGCTGACCGGGTTGATCCACATCTGCGTCGTGCCGTCGAACGAATAGCGCGTGACAACCTGATAAGGGGTGTCAAAGCTGAGATCCGTGGCCCACACCGAGGCGCCGGATGGCGCGGTGCCTGAGTCGCCGATTCCCAGTCGAAAGCCGGAGGTGACAGGCGGCAGCAGCCAGACTCGAGCCCTGAAGTTTGTGCTCTGAATGAAGTGCGCGAAATACTCGCCAGCGGCAGGGACGCCCGATGTGCTCGGGACGATCAGCTTGAATGATGCATATCGACTCTGCCCGGAAGCAAGCGTGGTGAACGCTCGGTTGACGTCTTCACGCGAACCTGCACCGCTTGTGAGAACTACCGTGCCAGAGGAAACGGGAACAGGACTCGAGCCGGCTCCGCTGTGTGCTGTCCAGAGGCCGCCGCTTACGGCTGTCAGATTTCCATCTGCATACGTAAATGTTTCCGAATAATACTGTGTTGCCTTTGCGGTCTGGACCGCACAACAGGAAATGATCGCGCTACACAGCGCGGTACCGAGAATCCATCCTCTAAACTTTGCGTTCATTCTTTCGACTCCTCCAATATTTCCGAGAACTCGTTTCGATTGCGTCACGATTTTTGTTGACGAGCACGCGGGCCACGGACGTGACGCCGCATTGGTGTGTTTATCCAATTCCCACCCTTCGGGGCACACGATAGCCGGAGAATATTGGCGTGGTATCGCACGTGTATTGAAGTTGCGCTAAGAATCGCGTGCGATCTGCCTCGCCTGCCGGCTAGGCATTCAACCCCCGTTTCGCGAATCAATCCCGGGCAATTTCGCCCTCACGCTGGCCGCGTTCGCAGCCGCCTCAATGTCCCCAAACTTCACTGGATTGTATCGAAACGAACGAGCGTTAGGAAGAGTTTTCGAGACGAACTGTCCTGTGACTTGCCGGTAGAATTGTGAATTGTCTTCATGGCGCGAGGGGTCACTGTGGATTGTCGCACAGCAACAATTGGAAGAATCGGCCTTCGTTGTTATCGGCCCATCGCGTGGTCAAATCGGGCTATTCCGAGCAACTCCCGTCCTTCGCCGAGCTGGCGTGCGCGTAAGGCGAACGCGGGGACGCTATATGCAGGCGACGCGCCGACGCCCGTCGAGCCTTACGGATCATGTCCGCGACGCTGCTGAGTCGACTTCAAGGGCCATCTGAATCGTTTACTCCGGCTCCGCCAATCCCTCGCGAATCGCGAATTTCGTCAACCCCACGCGATCGTGGATGTCTAATTGCTTCATAAGCCGGCCGACGTGGTGATCGATCGTTTTGATGCTTCTGCCAGTGATGGCGGCAATCTGCTTCTTTCCATAGCCCTTAGCGATATAGACGAGCATCTCGATAAGTCGGCGGCTGAGTTTCGCCAATCGAGAGGTCTTCTCCTTGGCCAGCCGGACACCGCGGGGGCCGACGATGATGCGATCGCTGATCTCCTTGGAGAAGTACGCTCCGCCGGACGCGACCTCTCGGAGGGCAAGAATGATCTGCTCACAGCCTTCCTTCTTGACGACGTATCCTTTGGCGCGGACGTCGATCGCCATGCTGATGTATGTATCGTTAGGGAATGCGCTGAGGAAGATGACGCTGATCGCAGGCGCCACGCTTGCAATTTGTCTGACGGCTTCGAAGCTGAACAGTCCCGGCATCTGGATATCCATCAGAATGATGTCAGGCTGGGTCTGTTCAGCCTTGATCACTGCCGAAGTGGCGTCACAGGCCATTCCGACCACGGCAATGTCCGGCTCGCGCCGTAACATCTCCCCGATCGACTCACGGAAGCACGCATGGTCGTCTGCCAATAGCACTCGGATCTGCCTGTCCATTTGTGTTCTCCTTTCCTTAATCGTCATAATCGGAGTCGTTCGGATCCGATGTTTCGATGAGACACTCTTCAACCGTTTCCCTGAGGTCGACCGTTTCGAAAGGAGGTCGCAGGAATCGGCAATTATCCAAGCCCGATCTTCTTAAGTTTACCGACAATGTCCGGGCAATTGCAATGATTTGCAGATTCGGCACCGCTCGTCGGAGGGTGGCGACCCGCTGCACTCCTGCGGCGGTGGTGGCGTCGAAATTGATGACCATCACCGGAATCCAGTTCGGCCGGTTCTCTGCCAATTCGATGGCCTGATCGAGCTCCGCGAACGATTTGACTTCACAGCCGATTGTGCGAAGGGTCGAGACCACGATCGAACGTTTGTGGGGATCGCGTTCCACGACGATGACCAGCCGGCCCGCGAATCGATTGGAAGCCCGAGAGTCATTCGCGGAGTGGTTGGTCTCCGACGGCGGCTCGCAGCAAGGCAGGATCATTCGGATTGTCGTTCCTGCGCCGACCTGCGAAAGCACCTGAATTGTCCCGCCAATTTCTTCGACCATTCGATGGATGATCGACAAACCGAGGCCCGTGCCTTTGCCCGGCTCCTTCGTGGTGAAGAACGGCTCGAAGATTCGTTCGAGGTGTTCCTGTGGGATTCCACAGCCCGTGTCTTCGACCGCGAGGACTGCGACTGTCAGGCCGGCATCAATTCGACCGTCTGCACCAGTGAGCCATTCGTTTCCGCAGACCTTCAGACTGATCGATAAATCTCCGCCGTCCGGCATCGCATCCTGTGCGTTGAATGCGAGGTGGAAAATCGCCTGGCCGATTTCGGTCGGTCGTCCAAGGATCCAGATGCACTGGTCGAGCGGAAGCTCGGATCTGAAGACGATTCGGCCGGAGAGTCCGTGCCCAAGTATTTTTACTGTGTCGAGTGCGACTTGGGTCAGGTCGAATTTCTGCTGGGACAGTGGTGTATTTCGACTGAAAGTCAGGAGGGAACTAAGCACGCCCTGCGCATGTTTCGCTGTGGCTTTGAGGCTATCGAGGGGTTGACGTGAAGGGTGGCTGTCGGACAGATAGCGTAACGCAGCCTCGGTGTTGATCGAAATCATCGTGAGCAGATCGGTGAATTCATGAGCAATTCCGCTGGCAAGTGTTCCGACCGCCTGCATTTTCGCGGAGCGAATCAACTGCTGCTCAATCATCCGTTTCTCGGCTTCGGCTTTCTTTCTGTCCGTGATGTTGCGGTTGACAGAGACCGTGCCGTTTCGTCGGCCGTTCTCGTCATACATGGGGACCAGAAATGCCTCACAATATCCCTCGGAACCGTCGCGCCGAATGAAGCGAATCTCACCAGACCAGGGATGGCCTGCAAGTAGTTCCGATTGAATTCGCTCAGTGAGTTTTCGCGCATCGTCAGGATGATTCAGCATCTCCGGTGAATTGCCGATCATCGATTCGCGCGAATACCCGAACATCTGCTCTGCTCCTGGATTGGCGTCGATGATGATTCCATCGGTGTTGGTTAAGAGCACTCCGTCGTACATGTTGTCAAAAACAAGGGCTTGCCTGCGGAGTCGCTCCTCGGCCAGCTTTCGTTGCGTGATGTCATTCAACGAGCCGGCCATCCGCCGAATCTGTCCGTCATCGGTCCATCGGGCCTGACCGCGGGCCTGGTACCAACGGTATTCCTCGGATCGAGTTCGGAGGCGGTACTCGATTTCATACGGAACCCGTCGAACGATGTGATCCTCGAGAGCCGACATCACGCGATCGACGTCTTCCGGATGCAGACGCTCAGACCATGAACCGAGCACGTCGGGAAATTCGTGTTCCTCGAATCCGAGCAGTTGTTTGAAGCGAGATGAATAATAGATCGGTGTCTGTGGAGACGACCACATGACACCGGGCATCACGATTGCATCCCAGAGCCCGTCAATCGAACCGGCTGCAACCAATTCGAATCGATCAATGCTGTCGCGGAGCAATTGCTCGGTCGTCTTCTGTGCGGTGATGTCGGTGAGAATGCCGTTCCAGATGATATCGCCTTCTGTATCGGCCGGTTCCGGTCTTGAGTGGCCGCGGAGCCACTTCAACTCTCCGTCGGGCGTGCGAATACGGAATTCATGGTTCCAGGGTTCGCCTCGCGCGGCTGACAGTCGAATACTCTTCTCCATCGGTGCGACGTCTTCAGGCACGATCTGCGACCATGTAAGTTGAAAGTCCTTTACGAGTTCATGGGCCGGCACACCATATAGCTCAAACGCGCCTCGGCTCATGAAATCGAACGACTGAGAGCCGTCCCTTCGAATTCGGTACTTGTAGACCGCTCCCGGCACGGCATCGGTGGTGCTCTGGAGCAATCGTTCGCTCTCGCGAATGCGTTGCTCCGCCAGTTTCTGCTCTGTGAAATCGGTGGCGATGCCTAGAACCTGAGGTCGGCCGTCCGCTCCCGGAAGCGGAACGCGGGCCACATGATACCAGGTTGTGCGACCGTCTCGATGGACGGTGCATTCGTCCGTCACCGAACTTGTTCCGTACGCGATGCGCGACCATTGCTCTGCGTTGCTCTCCGCCGGAAACAAATCATCGACCAGTTTGGGTGTGGTTGAGTCTGGCGCGGACTCGGCCATTCGATTCGAAAAGACAGTTTGTCCTTTTGAATCCTTGATGAAAATCAGACTCGGCGAGTACTCCAGAACACGTTCCAGAAATTGCCGCGTCGTTTGCAAGGACTCCGTTCGTTCACGAACGCGCTGCTCGAGTTCCTCATTCGCTCGACGCAATGCATCCTCAGCCTGCTTGCGCGCAGTGATGTCGGTCGCCACACCTAGCACGCCGAATGGTACGCCGTCGTTATTCAAGAGCGGAAGCTTGATGGTCTCCAGGTGTCTGCGACTCCCTGTTCGGTCAGTGACGGTTTCTTCGACTTTCTGCTTCTGTCGGCTCTCGATCGCCCGTTGATCAATCTCTCGGAAGTAGGCCACTTCATCCGGTTTGGTGTTGAAATCTGAATCAAGTTTGCCCAGCAGGTCGGCTGTGGTCGTGCCGTAGAAGTCGGCGACGGCTTGGTTGGCCAGCGTGAAACGGCCCAGAAGGTCCTTGGCGAAGATGATGTGGGGATTGACGTCGATCAGTTGATGCAGGAAGCGACGATGCCGTTCGAGCTCGCGTTCGTACTGCATGTTTTCAGTGATATCCTCGGAGACCGTCAGCAGGCATTGGCGTCCTGCCTGCGCGAAACTCTCAGCGGCGATGCGGCAGATCCGATCCTGGCCGGTTTTTGTTCGCAGCGTCGTCGTGAAGCCGCTCACGGTCTCGCCGTTGTTGAGCTTTTCGATCATTTTGGCACGCTCATCGATGTTGCGCCATTCAATCACGGACAATTCCGGCCGGCCAACCAGTTCGTCGCGTGTGTATCCAAACAGGTCGATATGGGCGTCGTTGACGTTAAGAATGACGCCGTCGGTGAGGCTGCTTACGATCATGGCGATCGGGCTTCGGTGGAAGATGGTCGAGAAACGCTGTTCCGACTCTCGCAGCGCTGCTTCGACCTCGCAGCGTACCTGAATCTCCGCTTTCAGTGATTCGTTGGCCGCAGTCAGCTTCGCGGTCCGATCTGCTACAGCCGACTCCAACTCGGCTCGCAATGCCTTCTCGTCCGCCGCGGCGCGCTTCTCGGCCGTGATGTCGACCATCAAGCCTGAAATCAGGCCGACGTTTTCACCCCCGGCCTCATCACCGCCGACCACCCCGGCGATGTGTCTTACCCAGCGTAATTCGCCTGAAGCGCATCGAATGCGATGGTCGGCGACGCAGTGTTCACCGCGTGCGCGGGCCTTGACCCAGAGCGAACGGATCGAGAGGGCGTCCTCAGCCGGGAAAACGGATTGCCACACAGCGTCTTGTGTCCACACCGAAGAGTCGTGGCCGAGCAGTGTCAGCGACTGGGGACCGACATATCTGAAACTGGATTCGCTCGCCGAAGCTTGATACGGAATGACGCTGAGCGATTCCACGAGCGTTCGGAAGCGCCGCTCGCTATTCTCGATCCGTTTTCGGTAGTGTGTCCGCCTCTTGACGAGATAGACGCCACCACCTAGCGTTCCGATGAATATCGTTCCCATCGCAGTCAGAAACCCGCCGTGACGCCACAGTGGTGGCACTACCGTAAAAACGGTGCTGGCGGGCTGGCTGATCGCACCTTCAATTCCCCTGGCTTGAAATTCGGCGATATAAACGCCGGCCGGCAGTTGCGGCAGTCTGACGCGCTGCTCAGTGCTCCAGTCCGACCAATGTTCGGAATGTCCCCTGATTCGATACTGGTATTTTGTGCCGATCTTCTGACGCTGCCCGAGCGGAATCACTTCCGCAACGAGCCCCTGGTCGCTGGACGGAATTTCCATTCGGCCTTCTTCGCTGCGCGTTAGCGTGTCGCCGAGGCTCCACATCTGCATAGTGATGCGCGGCGGTTCGCGCTTGCAATCCATTTCGCTGTAGTTGATTCGAGCCAGTCCGTGCGTCGTTCCTGCGAACATGAGGTCGGAGCCGATGGGGACCAAGGCGCGAACGTCGTCGCTGGGAAGTCCATCTGCGCGTGTGATGCGATGGAGGTGCTGCTGCGCGAGATAGACAATTCCGAAATCGGTTCCGAACCAGACTGTGCCGTTGGGAAGGGCTGAAATGCACTGCACCAGCCTGAGGTCGTCAATCCGCTCGACCGTTTCCAGGCTATCCAATCTGATACGTATGGCGGAACGCCTCGTGCCCGCCCAGATATCGCCGTTGACCTCGCCTCCGAGGCTCACGAAACTCGAATCAGTTTCGATCCATTGCCAATCTTCGTCCTTCTTGACGGCGATTCCGTGCTGGGTCCCAACGATCAGGCGGCCGCTTTTGTCGATGAAAATCGCGTTGATTTTCGAATCTGCCTCCGGTTTCAGCGGAATCTGTACAATCGTATCTCCATCGATTCTGAAGAGGCCATCCGATGTCGCGACGATCGGGCGATCGGAATGATCGATCGCGATCCCCAGAATCGTTCCCG includes these proteins:
- a CDS encoding lamin tail domain-containing protein, with protein sequence MNAKFRGWILGTALCSAIISCCAVQTAKATQYYSETFTYADGNLTAVSGGLWTAHSGAGSSPVPVSSGTVVLTSGAGSREDVNRAFTTLASGQSRYASFKLIVPSTSGVPAAGEYFAHFIQSTNFRARVWLLPPVTSGFRLGIGDSGTAPSGASVWATDLSFDTPYQVVTRYSFDGTTQMWINPVSEASTLVSATGTASTAITGFALRQGTNSCSQVIDDVCTGDTFADVINCGGPPPVTGACCNGGTCTPGLTQIACQNGGGIFLGDGSVCAQDVCTAGACCVANDCQLVIAAQCSTLGGSFKGPSTSCTPTPCGPTGACCSQDFSCTNNLTVQQCSALDPNAIWYEASFCNAVCGATGACCELDGSCTLDVLQSACNATNGRWTEGASSCTNCTAVSIQPVIISEYYESAPGNRKAIELYNTSAATISLDGHLLANYANGSATPTSTSSLNGITIPANGVVVFINNVTDDILNFDETASNVYARPGVMNFNGNDAVAILFIDATTVVDIFAVPTDSNAGPRGTMPYQDSAWERKCFVTVGNNDFDSCNFDGEKACGAPGCPRGTNPPLDCLNGVNYDQWIFEGLNPETDNGNHSLGIHDCSGPLPTGACCPESGPGRGAGCCPGDMNADNTVDLSDVPLFVSALLNNVYDPCADMNSDNADNGADIQAFVAAVFSGGNCGGLEECTVLTQPQCLALGGLYLGDGTNCIDNQCPAGANGACCTPTGCEDGYLASECQTAGGIFFGLGTTCANVNCNIDTSAVVINEIRIDMTGTDTDEYFELAGPPGTLLNGLTLIVIGDESSSAGSVPGDQSGYIERAYNLNGQIIPADGRFLAATGAFTLNGAVPDFIMQTGIDAFENSDNLSFLLVTGFNGAVGDNIDDNRDGIPNAILPWSGINDWVSVRENGNPPPAANDEWVYDFSPAPGAIVGPDGAFAPGHVYRNNPMTNTDGAGTPWQIGPFNPVGGDDTPGLPNVIAGACCINGTQCSVLSRAACNTAGGEYKGTGTNCDVNVCVGACCDGTNCTVVTATDCSTIPNALYLGDGTTCASNPCGAACITIAEARALPDGTGVRVCGVLSSNIDTVASGTQGSFQIQDTSGADGQTAITVFGLTGVGEPITTILSQVSEGQQIELTGTLSTFNGLLELVNGSTPLQLVSTGAIVGVPAPVTITAAEFQEGSATAENYESEIVRVDCVVFNDGNGSNFFDGGSFGTNYTVTVGGQEIVCRVGTNSTTLQGQFIPVGPVNVLGIHSQFDSTDPRTGGYQLLLRKFEDVETNAPNCIPGNGACCNNGVCTIGTQAECILAGGIYLGDDTDCSAGCPGGDCLIISEVVDGDRTNGTPKWIEITNTGATDYTFTAGGVFIAVNGSTSKTVVNLTGTTILAGQSYVICGTPNGGVATFLDTYGFNPDASSSVINGNGDDVYGITDDATGTNIIDIYGVLGVDGTGQPWEYTDRVAQRNQNASSSNGGLFDVSDWTITSVDSGTGGTDADSKLLLQIFTNPGTHVFDPCSGNQSCAAPEGTRAIERCGGQDEPACAQGQTYCYVIVDAFQGNPNIPANCPRCAVIDGGTICVPCTGSCPDGASWIFRWNNYDGQGSDCYFEGSVLFSGGCLSSGPGCPQGTFNEVAP
- a CDS encoding PAS domain S-box protein, with product MTALTHVPHRVTLLIRMTASAAFLWLPHSTFAANFPLSSFDLLQGVIVYDIHEDSSGEIWLGSEMGVWRWRTNGFELVSAPTGRSPSNISSDWGRSAHTIASDTSGTLWIGTGHGLLALDMESLEPRPVPPQLATLPINRLKRMPDGTVWAGTIDGLHRLAANGDTHSVTLIERTTGMRVEDFLLVDQTIWVGTVEELIEIRPDGEQFHLRDEIEGRTLRLHHGANGAIWVGHRGKPGLYRLNADGIRKYTAADGLLNDEVNSIAERANGEIWIGTERGVFRFRNNRFEAIDRHNGLLQDDVHAVLIDFDDQIWIGTFGGGAYLLRSPEIRSFSIEDGLTSPFVASLAKSGDAALVVGSLRGYCMFDLESERGLPSDEFTHASAIASDSKGRTWIACRSGAVCLETGATHAVPGTILGIAIDHSDRPIVATSDGLFRIDGDTIVQIPLKPEADSKINAIFIDKSGRLIVGTQHGIAVKKDEDWQWIETDSSFVSLGGEVNGDIWAGTRRSAIRIRLDSLETVERIDDLRLVQCISALPNGTVWFGTDFGIVYLAQQHLHRITRADGLPSDDVRALVPIGSDLMFAGTTHGLARINYSEMDCKREPPRITMQMWSLGDTLTRSEEGRMEIPSSDQGLVAEVIPLGQRQKIGTKYQYRIRGHSEHWSDWSTEQRVRLPQLPAGVYIAEFQARGIEGAISQPASTVFTVVPPLWRHGGFLTAMGTIFIGTLGGGVYLVKRRTHYRKRIENSERRFRTLVESLSVIPYQASASESSFRYVGPQSLTLLGHDSSVWTQDAVWQSVFPAEDALSIRSLWVKARARGEHCVADHRIRCASGELRWVRHIAGVVGGDEAGGENVGLISGLMVDITAEKRAAADEKALRAELESAVADRTAKLTAANESLKAEIQVRCEVEAALRESEQRFSTIFHRSPIAMIVSSLTDGVILNVNDAHIDLFGYTRDELVGRPELSVIEWRNIDERAKMIEKLNNGETVSGFTTTLRTKTGQDRICRIAAESFAQAGRQCLLTVSEDITENMQYERELERHRRFLHQLIDVNPHIIFAKDLLGRFTLANQAVADFYGTTTADLLGKLDSDFNTKPDEVAYFREIDQRAIESRQKQKVEETVTDRTGSRRHLETIKLPLLNNDGVPFGVLGVATDITARKQAEDALRRANEELEQRVRERTESLQTTRQFLERVLEYSPSLIFIKDSKGQTVFSNRMAESAPDSTTPKLVDDLFPAESNAEQWSRIAYGTSSVTDECTVHRDGRTTWYHVARVPLPGADGRPQVLGIATDFTEQKLAEQRIRESERLLQSTTDAVPGAVYKYRIRRDGSQSFDFMSRGAFELYGVPAHELVKDFQLTWSQIVPEDVAPMEKSIRLSAARGEPWNHEFRIRTPDGELKWLRGHSRPEPADTEGDIIWNGILTDITAQKTTEQLLRDSIDRFELVAAGSIDGLWDAIVMPGVMWSSPQTPIYYSSRFKQLLGFEEHEFPDVLGSWSERLHPEDVDRVMSALEDHIVRRVPYEIEYRLRTRSEEYRWYQARGQARWTDDGQIRRMAGSLNDITQRKLAEERLRRQALVFDNMYDGVLLTNTDGIIIDANPGAEQMFGYSRESMIGNSPEMLNHPDDARKLTERIQSELLAGHPWSGEIRFIRRDGSEGYCEAFLVPMYDENGRRNGTVSVNRNITDRKKAEAEKRMIEQQLIRSAKMQAVGTLASGIAHEFTDLLTMISINTEAALRYLSDSHPSRQPLDSLKATAKHAQGVLSSLLTFSRNTPLSQQKFDLTQVALDTVKILGHGLSGRIVFRSELPLDQCIWILGRPTEIGQAIFHLAFNAQDAMPDGGDLSISLKVCGNEWLTGADGRIDAGLTVAVLAVEDTGCGIPQEHLERIFEPFFTTKEPGKGTGLGLSIIHRMVEEIGGTIQVLSQVGAGTTIRMILPCCEPPSETNHSANDSRASNRFAGRLVIVVERDPHKRSIVVSTLRTIGCEVKSFAELDQAIELAENRPNWIPVMVINFDATTAAGVQRVATLRRAVPNLQIIAIARTLSVNLRRSGLDNCRFLRPPFETVDLRETVEECLIETSDPNDSDYDD
- a CDS encoding response regulator transcription factor produces the protein MDRQIRVLLADDHACFRESIGEMLRREPDIAVVGMACDATSAVIKAEQTQPDIILMDIQMPGLFSFEAVRQIASVAPAISVIFLSAFPNDTYISMAIDVRAKGYVVKKEGCEQIILALREVASGGAYFSKEISDRIIVGPRGVRLAKEKTSRLAKLSRRLIEMLVYIAKGYGKKQIAAITGRSIKTIDHHVGRLMKQLDIHDRVGLTKFAIREGLAEPE